One region of Streptomyces leeuwenhoekii genomic DNA includes:
- a CDS encoding PhzF family phenazine biosynthesis protein, giving the protein MNDYDVLRVFCAPHGGYGNRLGVVRDGSVLPERAERQAFAARLGFSETVFVDDPERGVIDIYTPTLRLPFAGHPCVGAAWLLDVPEVVTPAGVVGARQDGEFCWIEARPEWAPPRTLRQYATAAEVDDLPVPPPGAGEWVYAWAWEDEPAGRIRARGFPGRDDGIDEDEATGAAALLLTDHLGRALNITQGAGSQLLTAPQPDGWVELGGRVLLER; this is encoded by the coding sequence GTGAACGACTACGACGTCCTGCGCGTCTTCTGCGCGCCCCACGGCGGATACGGCAACCGGCTCGGCGTCGTACGCGACGGATCGGTGCTGCCGGAGCGTGCGGAACGCCAGGCGTTCGCCGCCCGGCTCGGGTTCAGCGAGACGGTGTTCGTGGACGACCCCGAGCGCGGCGTCATCGACATCTACACCCCCACCCTGCGCCTGCCCTTCGCCGGCCACCCGTGCGTGGGCGCGGCCTGGCTGCTCGACGTGCCGGAAGTCGTCACGCCCGCCGGGGTGGTGGGCGCCCGGCAGGACGGGGAGTTCTGCTGGATCGAGGCCCGCCCGGAATGGGCCCCGCCGCGCACCCTGCGCCAGTACGCCACCGCCGCCGAGGTCGACGATCTGCCGGTGCCGCCGCCCGGGGCGGGGGAGTGGGTCTATGCCTGGGCGTGGGAGGACGAGCCGGCCGGCCGGATCCGTGCCCGCGGCTTCCCGGGCCGGGACGACGGCATCGACGAGGACGAGGCGACGGGGGCGGCGGCGCTGCTGCTGACCGACCACCTGGGCCGCGCGCTCAACATCACCCAGGGCGCGGGCTCACAGCTTCTGACCGCGCCGCAGCCGGACGGCTGGGTGGAGCTCGGCGGACGGGTGCTGCTGGAGCGGTGA
- a CDS encoding multidrug effflux MFS transporter, which produces MPEHRASIPSTPQETPDTASQKASQRAARQQHPPAAGPAPAPAADALGGPRRTSLLVTLILGGLTATPPLAMDMYLPALPEVTDSLRAPAATVQLTLTACLAGMALGQMVVGPMSDRWGRRRPLLVGLAVYVVATVLCALAPTVELLVAFRLAQGLAGAAGIVIARAVVRDLYDGVAMARFFSTLMLISGVAPVVAPLIGGQILRVTDWRGVFVLLTVVGAVLGAIVWAKLPETLPPAERHTGGVRDTFASLRTLLADRAFTGYMLAGGFAFASLFAYISASPFVIQEIYGASPQTFSLLFGLNSIGLVVVGQINGKVLVGRAGLDRVLGIGLAVVIAAAAALLLMSLGVFGEVGLAPVAAALFVLMSAMGITLPNTQTLALMRVKHAAGSASALLGTSSFLIGAIASPLVGIAGEDTALPMAVVQLAAALVALGCFVGMCRPRKERAAARGGEHAPAGDAERTGEGS; this is translated from the coding sequence ATGCCCGAACACAGGGCATCCATACCGAGCACACCACAGGAGACCCCGGACACAGCCTCGCAAAAGGCATCACAGCGGGCCGCGCGGCAGCAGCACCCGCCGGCGGCCGGACCGGCACCGGCACCGGCCGCCGACGCGCTGGGCGGCCCCCGCCGCACCAGCCTGCTCGTCACGCTGATCCTCGGCGGCCTCACCGCCACGCCACCGCTGGCGATGGACATGTACCTGCCCGCCCTGCCGGAGGTCACCGACTCCCTGCGCGCGCCGGCCGCCACCGTCCAGCTCACCCTCACCGCCTGCCTGGCCGGCATGGCCCTCGGGCAGATGGTGGTCGGCCCGATGAGCGACCGGTGGGGGCGGCGCCGCCCGCTGCTCGTCGGCCTCGCCGTCTACGTCGTCGCCACCGTCCTGTGCGCCCTGGCGCCCACCGTCGAACTCCTCGTCGCCTTCCGGCTGGCGCAGGGCCTGGCCGGTGCCGCCGGGATCGTCATCGCGCGGGCCGTCGTCCGCGACCTGTACGACGGCGTGGCCATGGCCCGCTTCTTCTCCACCCTCATGCTGATCTCGGGCGTGGCCCCGGTCGTCGCGCCGCTCATCGGCGGACAGATCCTGCGGGTGACGGACTGGCGGGGCGTCTTCGTCCTCCTCACCGTGGTCGGGGCCGTGCTGGGCGCGATCGTCTGGGCGAAGCTCCCCGAGACGCTGCCGCCCGCCGAGCGGCACACCGGCGGCGTGCGCGACACCTTCGCCTCCCTGCGCACTCTCCTCGCCGACCGCGCCTTCACCGGCTACATGCTCGCCGGCGGCTTCGCCTTCGCCTCCCTGTTCGCCTACATCTCCGCCTCGCCCTTCGTGATCCAGGAGATCTACGGCGCCTCCCCGCAGACGTTCAGCCTGCTGTTCGGCCTCAACTCCATCGGCCTGGTCGTCGTCGGGCAGATCAACGGCAAGGTGCTGGTCGGCAGGGCCGGACTCGACCGGGTGCTCGGCATCGGCCTCGCCGTCGTCATCGCCGCCGCGGCCGCGCTGCTGCTGATGTCCCTGGGCGTCTTCGGCGAGGTGGGGCTCGCACCGGTCGCCGCCGCGCTGTTCGTGCTGATGTCCGCCATGGGCATCACCCTGCCCAACACCCAGACCCTGGCCCTGATGCGGGTCAAGCACGCCGCCGGGTCCGCCTCCGCCCTGCTGGGCACCTCCTCCTTCCTCATCGGCGCGATCGCCTCCCCGCTGGTCGGCATCGCGGGCGAGGACACCGCCCTGCCGATGGCGGTCGTCCAACTGGCCGCCGCCCTGGTGGCGCTGGGCTGCTTCGTGGGAATGTGCCGTCCGCGCAAGGAACGGGCCGCCGCGCGGGGCGGCGAGCACGCGCCGGCGGGCGACGCGGAGAGGACCGGGGAGGGAAGCTGA
- a CDS encoding alkaline phosphatase D family protein — MSPADHPSQHAPELRAAARHFGRRRFLTATGAAAALAFAVNLPATGAASAAELDAARITDDPFTLGVASGDPLPDSVLLWTRLAPAPYQPDGGLPAQRVTVTWELALDERFRRVVRRGRATAHPEFDHTVHVEVGHLAPAHVYYYRFRVGGWVSPAGRTRTAPARGSRAGLDFGLVSCQKYDEGYYTAYKHLAEEDVDVVFHLGDYLYEYAVNSVAGSRAYPAGTLPAVFNRETVTLEDYRLRYALYKSDPDLRAAHAAHPFVVTWDDHETENNYADDTPENSVPPEEFLLRRAAAYRAYWENMPLRRPQMPEGADLKLYRRLHWGRLAQFDVLDTRQYRSNQAYGDGWQYSGPESEDPSRTLTGDAQERWLINGWHRSDAVWNVVPQQVTFSRRYNSTTLPSKVSMDSWDGYPASRERVLAGAQAAGVENLMVLTGDVHVHYAFDIKRDFSDPGSKTVGTEIVTTSVTSGRDGSAKPSNWDTLMTANPHLKFFSGLRGYVTVSLNRELARADYKTVSHVTTQGAPLTTAASFVTEVGDQGLKPA; from the coding sequence ATGTCACCCGCAGACCACCCGTCACAGCACGCCCCGGAACTGCGCGCCGCCGCTCGGCACTTCGGCCGCCGCCGCTTCCTGACCGCCACCGGCGCCGCCGCCGCGCTCGCCTTCGCGGTGAACCTGCCGGCCACCGGCGCCGCGAGCGCCGCCGAACTCGACGCCGCCCGGATCACCGACGACCCGTTCACCCTCGGCGTCGCCTCCGGCGACCCGCTGCCCGACTCGGTCCTGCTGTGGACGCGCCTGGCCCCCGCCCCGTACCAGCCCGACGGCGGACTGCCCGCCCAGCGTGTCACCGTCACCTGGGAACTGGCCCTGGACGAACGGTTCCGCCGGGTCGTCAGACGCGGCCGGGCCACCGCCCACCCGGAGTTCGACCACACCGTGCACGTCGAGGTCGGCCACCTCGCGCCCGCCCACGTGTACTACTACCGCTTCCGCGTGGGCGGCTGGGTCAGTCCGGCCGGCCGCACCCGCACCGCCCCCGCCCGCGGCAGCCGGGCCGGCCTCGACTTCGGCCTGGTCTCCTGCCAGAAGTACGACGAGGGCTACTACACGGCCTACAAGCACCTGGCCGAGGAGGACGTGGACGTCGTCTTCCACCTCGGCGACTACCTCTACGAGTACGCCGTCAACTCGGTGGCCGGCTCCCGCGCCTACCCGGCCGGCACCCTGCCCGCGGTGTTCAACCGCGAGACGGTGACGCTGGAGGACTACCGCCTGCGGTACGCCCTGTACAAGTCGGACCCCGACCTGCGGGCCGCGCACGCCGCGCACCCCTTCGTCGTCACCTGGGACGACCACGAGACCGAGAACAACTACGCGGACGACACCCCCGAGAACAGCGTCCCGCCGGAGGAGTTCCTGCTGCGCCGGGCCGCCGCCTACCGGGCCTACTGGGAGAACATGCCGCTGCGCCGCCCCCAGATGCCCGAGGGAGCCGACCTGAAGCTCTACCGCCGCCTGCACTGGGGCCGGCTGGCGCAGTTCGACGTGCTCGACACCCGCCAGTACCGCTCCAACCAGGCCTACGGCGACGGCTGGCAGTACTCCGGTCCCGAGTCGGAGGACCCGAGCCGCACGCTGACCGGCGACGCCCAGGAGCGCTGGCTGATCAACGGCTGGCACCGGTCGGACGCCGTGTGGAACGTGGTGCCCCAGCAGGTCACCTTCTCCCGGCGGTACAACTCCACCACCCTGCCGTCCAAGGTCTCGATGGACTCCTGGGACGGCTACCCGGCCTCCCGCGAACGGGTGCTGGCCGGCGCGCAGGCCGCCGGTGTCGAGAACCTGATGGTCCTCACCGGCGACGTGCACGTGCACTACGCCTTCGACATCAAGCGCGACTTCTCCGACCCCGGCTCCAAGACCGTCGGCACGGAGATCGTCACCACGTCCGTCACCAGCGGCCGCGACGGTTCGGCGAAGCCCTCCAACTGGGACACCCTCATGACCGCCAACCCGCACCTGAAGTTCTTCAGCGGACTGCGCGGCTACGTGACGGTGTCCCTCAACCGGGAGCTGGCCCGGGCCGACTACAAGACGGTGTCCCACGTGACCACGCAGGGCGCGCCGCTCACCACCGCCGCCTCCTTCGTGACGGAGGTGGGGGACCAGGGCCTCAAGCCGGCGTGA
- a CDS encoding TetR/AcrR family transcriptional regulator, with translation MADHTPPPRTPDDSRRPDVSRRSEKSRRAIYEAALALVVELGYPKTTIEGIAARAGVGKQTIYRWWSSKADVLLEAFLDLGDQAARAAEEAGYAGEREPYAIADTGDLAADLKGVLRATVDELLDPKYDRPYRALAAEGLVDEELGRTFVAKLLEPSLQLYVDRLRAAQEAGQVRPEVDPRIALELFVSPLAQRWLQRTAPISHAYTDTLVDYALNGLAPR, from the coding sequence ATGGCCGACCACACGCCCCCGCCCCGCACCCCCGACGACTCCCGCCGCCCCGACGTCTCCCGCCGCAGCGAGAAGTCCCGCCGCGCCATCTACGAGGCCGCCCTCGCGCTCGTCGTGGAGCTCGGCTACCCGAAGACCACCATCGAGGGCATCGCCGCCCGCGCCGGCGTCGGCAAGCAGACGATCTACCGCTGGTGGTCCTCGAAGGCGGACGTCCTGCTGGAGGCCTTCCTCGACCTGGGCGACCAGGCGGCCCGCGCCGCCGAGGAGGCGGGATACGCCGGGGAGCGGGAGCCGTACGCCATCGCGGACACCGGCGACCTCGCCGCCGACCTCAAGGGCGTGCTCCGCGCCACCGTCGACGAACTGCTGGACCCGAAGTACGACCGCCCCTACCGCGCCCTGGCCGCCGAGGGCCTGGTCGACGAGGAACTGGGCCGCACCTTCGTCGCCAAGCTGCTGGAACCCTCCCTCCAGCTCTACGTCGACCGGCTGCGCGCCGCGCAGGAGGCCGGCCAGGTCCGCCCGGAGGTCGATCCGCGCATCGCCCTGGAGCTCTTCGTCTCCCCGCTCGCCCAGCGCTGGCTCCAGCGCACGGCCCCCATCTCGCACGCGTACACCGACACGCTCGTCGACTACGCCCTCAACGGCCTGGCGCCGCGCTGA
- a CDS encoding serine hydrolase domain-containing protein yields the protein MRSDTPERAGLDPGELRHLVREVRALTAGERPWAAGAVVVAGRGPVVAVEEAAGWAVRYAAYDPQSDAGVELPAASRVPMSVATPFDLASLTKLFTAVAAVQQIERGTLGLDARVGAYLPEFHAAARHGVTVRHLLTHTSGLRPELPLYACAGEGERLARLRAEPPVEAPGTYRYSDLNMLLLQHVLERVTGRSLDVLVRDGITRPLGMTATRFGPCPGAAATEDQRRPWAKTDRGMLRGVVHDENAWALGGVAGHAGLFSTGRDLAVFCRALLAGGAYGPARILGPGFVDLLLAPPGLGFALDQPWFMGELAGRGAAGHTGFTGTMLVLDRATDTFLVLLANTVHPRRRTADNGPRAAAGSRMARAVRGR from the coding sequence CTGCGCAGCGACACACCGGAACGGGCCGGACTCGACCCCGGGGAGCTGCGCCACCTCGTCCGGGAGGTGCGCGCCCTCACCGCCGGCGAGCGCCCCTGGGCCGCGGGCGCCGTCGTGGTCGCCGGGCGCGGCCCGGTGGTGGCGGTGGAGGAGGCCGCGGGCTGGGCCGTGCGGTACGCCGCGTACGACCCGCAGAGCGACGCGGGCGTGGAACTGCCGGCCGCCTCCCGGGTGCCGATGTCCGTCGCCACGCCCTTCGACCTGGCCTCGCTCACCAAGCTGTTCACGGCGGTCGCCGCGGTGCAGCAGATCGAGCGGGGCACCCTCGGCCTCGACGCCCGGGTCGGCGCCTACCTGCCCGAGTTCCACGCCGCCGCCCGGCACGGCGTCACCGTACGGCACCTGCTCACGCACACCTCCGGACTGCGGCCCGAGCTCCCGCTGTACGCCTGCGCGGGCGAGGGGGAGCGGCTCGCCCGGCTGCGGGCGGAACCACCGGTGGAGGCGCCCGGCACGTACCGCTACTCGGACCTGAACATGCTGCTCCTCCAGCACGTCCTGGAGCGGGTCACCGGCCGTTCCCTCGACGTCCTGGTGCGCGACGGCATCACCCGGCCGCTGGGCATGACGGCGACGCGGTTCGGGCCGTGCCCGGGCGCGGCGGCCACCGAGGACCAGCGGCGGCCGTGGGCCAAGACGGACCGGGGGATGCTGCGCGGGGTCGTCCACGACGAGAACGCGTGGGCGCTGGGCGGCGTGGCCGGCCACGCGGGGCTGTTCTCCACCGGGCGGGACCTGGCCGTCTTCTGCCGCGCCCTGCTCGCGGGCGGCGCGTACGGGCCCGCCCGCATCCTCGGGCCCGGCTTCGTGGACCTGCTGCTGGCCCCGCCCGGGCTGGGGTTCGCCCTGGACCAGCCCTGGTTCATGGGGGAGCTGGCGGGGCGGGGCGCGGCCGGGCACACCGGCTTCACCGGGACGATGCTGGTGCTGGACCGGGCGACGGACACGTTCCTCGTCCTGCTGGCGAACACGGTGCACCCGCGCCGGAGGACGGCGGACAACGGCCCCCGGGCCGCGGCGGGGAGCCGGATGGCGCGGGCGGTACGGGGGAGGTGA
- a CDS encoding Gfo/Idh/MocA family protein: MTERKVRWGILATGGIAAAFTADLVDLPDAEVVAVASRTEESARAFAERFGVPRAYGGWEGLAADEDVDVVYVATPHAAHRAAAGLCLEAGRNVLCEKPFTLNVREAAELVALARARGRFLMEAMWMYCNPLVRRLKELVDDGAIGDVRTVQADFGLAGPFPPAHRLRDPAQGGGALLDLGVYPVSFAHLLLGEPSEVTARAVLSPEGVDLQTGALLSWESGALASVHCSIAGGTATTASVTGSLGRIDIPSGFFDPPRFVLHRDGRAPEEFTADRTDGPRAGFRHEAREVMRALRAGETESPLVPLDGTLAVMRTLDAIRDRVGVRYPAEAAGAGAGGTGEASGVEEAVVTPA; this comes from the coding sequence GTGACGGAACGTAAGGTGCGCTGGGGGATCCTGGCGACCGGAGGGATCGCGGCGGCGTTCACGGCGGACCTCGTCGACCTGCCGGACGCGGAGGTCGTGGCGGTCGCCTCGCGGACGGAGGAGTCGGCGCGGGCCTTCGCCGAGCGGTTCGGGGTGCCGCGGGCGTACGGCGGCTGGGAAGGGCTGGCGGCGGACGAGGACGTCGACGTCGTCTACGTGGCGACCCCGCACGCGGCGCACCGCGCGGCGGCCGGGCTGTGCCTGGAGGCGGGCCGGAACGTGCTGTGCGAGAAGCCGTTCACGCTGAACGTGCGCGAGGCCGCGGAACTGGTGGCGCTGGCACGGGCGCGGGGCCGCTTCCTGATGGAGGCCATGTGGATGTACTGCAATCCGCTGGTCCGCCGGCTGAAGGAGCTGGTGGACGACGGCGCGATCGGTGACGTGCGCACCGTGCAGGCGGACTTCGGGCTGGCCGGGCCCTTCCCGCCCGCGCACCGGCTGCGGGACCCCGCGCAGGGCGGGGGCGCGCTGCTCGATCTCGGGGTGTACCCGGTGTCGTTCGCGCATCTGCTGCTCGGGGAGCCGTCGGAGGTGACGGCGAGAGCGGTGCTCTCGCCGGAGGGCGTCGATCTCCAGACGGGTGCACTGCTCTCGTGGGAGAGCGGTGCTCTCGCCTCGGTGCACTGCTCCATCGCCGGGGGCACGGCGACCACGGCCTCGGTCACCGGCTCGCTGGGCCGCATCGACATCCCGTCCGGCTTCTTCGACCCGCCCCGTTTCGTCCTGCACCGGGACGGCCGGGCCCCGGAGGAGTTCACGGCCGACCGGACCGACGGGCCCCGCGCCGGTTTCCGTCACGAGGCCCGGGAGGTGATGCGGGCGCTGCGGGCCGGGGAGACCGAGTCCCCGCTCGTCCCGCTCGACGGCACGCTCGCCGTGATGCGGACGCTCGACGCGATCCGCGACCGCGTCGGCGTCCGCTACCCGGCCGAGGCGGCCGGAGCCGGTGCCGGCGGGACCGGCGAGGCCTCCGGGGTGGAGGAGGCCGTCGTCACGCCGGCTTGA
- a CDS encoding small ribosomal subunit Rsm22 family protein produces the protein MTAPVSPAETLRAALAGLLDGLPARQAAQAVERLIANYRGATPTDAPILRDRADVIAYAAYRMPATFEAVRSALAALAQAAPPWAPGSHVDVGGGTGAATWAAGAVWGGVRPVTVLDWAEPALALGREIAAAHPALADVTWRRSRIGAALTLESTDLVTVSYVLNELTAPDRAALVDAAASAAQAVVIVEPGTPDGYARVIEARDRLVSAGFHVAAPCPHSDTCPIAPGADWCHFSARVSRSSLHRQVKGGSLAYEDEKFSYVAAARFPVAPAPSRVVRRPQIRKGQVLLDLCESEPALRRATVTKRHGDLYKAARDAEWGDAWPPADHR, from the coding sequence GTGACCGCCCCCGTATCCCCAGCCGAAACCCTGCGTGCCGCCCTCGCCGGGCTGCTCGACGGGCTTCCGGCGCGGCAGGCCGCGCAGGCCGTGGAACGGCTGATCGCGAACTACCGGGGCGCCACCCCCACCGACGCGCCGATCCTGCGGGACCGCGCCGACGTGATCGCCTACGCCGCCTACCGCATGCCCGCCACCTTCGAGGCGGTGCGCTCGGCGCTGGCGGCGTTGGCGCAGGCGGCGCCCCCGTGGGCGCCCGGCAGTCATGTCGACGTCGGCGGCGGGACCGGCGCGGCGACCTGGGCGGCGGGCGCCGTCTGGGGCGGCGTCCGGCCGGTGACCGTGCTCGACTGGGCCGAGCCGGCGCTCGCGCTCGGCCGGGAGATCGCCGCCGCCCACCCGGCCCTCGCGGACGTCACCTGGCGCCGCTCCCGGATCGGAGCGGCGCTCACTTTGGAGAGCACCGATCTCGTCACCGTCTCCTACGTCCTCAACGAGCTGACCGCGCCCGACCGCGCCGCCCTCGTCGACGCCGCCGCCTCAGCCGCCCAGGCCGTCGTGATCGTCGAGCCGGGCACCCCCGACGGCTACGCCCGCGTCATCGAGGCCCGCGATCGCCTGGTCTCCGCGGGCTTCCACGTCGCCGCCCCCTGCCCGCACAGCGACACCTGCCCCATCGCGCCCGGCGCGGACTGGTGCCACTTCTCGGCCCGGGTCAGCCGCTCCTCGCTGCACCGCCAGGTCAAGGGCGGCTCACTCGCCTACGAGGACGAGAAGTTCAGCTATGTCGCGGCGGCCCGCTTCCCGGTCGCGCCGGCCCCGTCCCGGGTGGTCCGCCGGCCGCAGATCCGCAAGGGCCAGGTCCTGCTCGACCTCTGCGAGAGCGAACCGGCCCTCCGCCGGGCCACGGTCACCAAGCGCCACGGCGACCTCTACAAGGCGGCCCGCGACGCGGAATGGGGCGACGCCTGGCCCCCGGCGGACCACCGCTAG
- a CDS encoding SDR family oxidoreductase, translating to MNAMQTNRPDPRSRVAVVTGAGSGIGRAVAVELLRAGWSLALAGRRAETLEETAALAPGGTSLAVRADVSRPEDVAALFDAVRDRFGRLDLLFNNAGTFGPGGVPVEELSYDAWRHVVDTNLNGAFLCAQAAYRQMKEQDPRGGRIINNGSISAHTPRPHSVAYTATKHALTGLTKSLSLDGRRYGIAVGQIDIGNAATDMTARMQTGALQANGEMAPEPVMDVADVARTVRHMAELPLEANVQFATVLATAMPYIGRG from the coding sequence ATGAATGCCATGCAAACGAACCGCCCGGACCCCCGCTCCCGGGTCGCCGTGGTGACCGGCGCGGGGTCCGGTATCGGCCGTGCGGTCGCCGTCGAACTGCTGCGCGCGGGCTGGTCGCTGGCCCTGGCCGGCCGCCGCGCCGAGACCCTGGAGGAGACGGCCGCCCTGGCGCCCGGCGGCACCTCCCTCGCCGTCCGCGCCGACGTGTCACGCCCCGAGGACGTCGCGGCCCTGTTCGACGCCGTGCGCGACCGTTTCGGGCGGCTGGACCTGCTGTTCAACAACGCGGGGACGTTCGGGCCGGGCGGTGTGCCGGTCGAGGAGCTGTCGTACGACGCGTGGCGGCACGTGGTGGACACCAACCTCAACGGGGCGTTCCTGTGCGCGCAGGCGGCGTACCGTCAGATGAAGGAGCAGGACCCGCGGGGCGGCCGGATCATCAACAACGGCTCGATCTCGGCGCACACGCCCCGCCCCCACTCGGTGGCGTACACGGCGACCAAGCACGCGCTGACCGGCCTGACCAAGTCCCTGTCGCTGGACGGGCGGCGGTACGGCATCGCGGTGGGCCAGATCGACATCGGCAACGCGGCGACCGACATGACGGCGCGGATGCAGACGGGCGCCCTCCAGGCCAACGGCGAGATGGCACCGGAGCCGGTGATGGACGTCGCCGACGTGGCCCGCACGGTGCGGCACATGGCGGAGCTGCCGCTGGAGGCCAACGTGCAGTTCGCGACGGTACTGGCGACGGCGATGCCGTACATCGGCCGGGGCTGA
- a CDS encoding DUF6243 family protein, whose translation MTRGGAGNMLGVGGTRRHLGREALRGGGRGGAVGGGLDRQAQKRELLRRLQEKREGPESAEKSAEKSSRRPDEQGQRERREEQGGRG comes from the coding sequence ATGACCCGAGGCGGAGCCGGGAACATGCTGGGCGTCGGCGGCACCCGTCGGCATCTCGGCCGCGAGGCCCTGCGCGGCGGCGGCCGGGGCGGAGCCGTCGGCGGCGGCCTCGACCGCCAGGCCCAGAAGCGGGAACTGCTGCGCAGGCTGCAGGAGAAGCGGGAGGGCCCCGAGAGCGCGGAGAAGAGCGCGGAGAAGAGCTCCCGGCGGCCCGACGAGCAGGGGCAGCGGGAGCGGCGGGAAGAGCAGGGGGGACGGGGGTGA
- a CDS encoding bifunctional DNA primase/polymerase: MSADFGGRGGLQGKISQWLRGRRPKEAADDGGREALLLAAADAGLPLAPAAHPVGYMCSCDRVGCPTPARHPISFAWQTQSTTDRAQIERWARHQPQANFITATGMMHDVLDVPLRAGREALERLLGSDVEVGPVAESDDGRMLFFTLTRGTPEDEDEWWPCELDCHPETMDEHPGLRWHCRGSYVLVPPARLPGEHQAVRWVRGPEHPLPEPLTLLEALTDACARYAAENSDHAGAAWPLRH; encoded by the coding sequence ATGAGCGCGGACTTCGGCGGCCGAGGCGGCCTGCAGGGCAAAATCTCCCAGTGGCTGCGCGGACGCCGCCCGAAGGAGGCCGCCGACGACGGCGGCCGGGAGGCCCTGCTGCTCGCCGCCGCCGACGCGGGACTGCCGCTCGCGCCCGCCGCGCACCCGGTCGGCTACATGTGTTCCTGCGACCGGGTCGGCTGTCCCACCCCGGCCCGCCATCCGATCTCCTTCGCCTGGCAGACGCAGTCCACGACCGACCGCGCGCAGATCGAGCGCTGGGCCCGCCACCAGCCGCAGGCCAACTTCATCACCGCGACCGGCATGATGCACGACGTGCTCGACGTGCCGCTCCGGGCGGGCCGGGAAGCGCTGGAGCGGCTGCTCGGCTCGGACGTCGAGGTCGGCCCGGTCGCCGAGAGCGACGACGGCCGCATGCTGTTCTTCACCCTCACCCGGGGCACCCCCGAGGACGAGGACGAGTGGTGGCCGTGCGAGCTGGACTGCCACCCGGAGACGATGGACGAGCACCCGGGCCTGCGCTGGCACTGCCGCGGCTCCTACGTCCTCGTACCGCCCGCCCGGCTGCCCGGGGAGCACCAGGCGGTTCGCTGGGTGCGCGGCCCGGAGCACCCGCTGCCGGAACCGCTGACGCTGCTGGAGGCGCTGACCGACGCCTGCGCCCGGTACGCCGCCGAGAACTCCGACCACGCGGGCGCGGCCTGGCCCCTGCGCCACTGA
- a CDS encoding aldo/keto reductase — translation METTRTLGRAGIEVSALGFGCWAIGGEWQDADGQPLGWGKVDDEESVRAIRRALDLGVTFFDTADVYGTGHSEHVLGRALGKRRDDVVVATKWGNVFDADTRTLTGGDDSPEHARRALTASLRRLGTDRIDLYQLHLADADPVRAAELREVCEEFVRDGLIRAYAWSTDDPERAAVFARGEHCAAVQHLANVLQDAPEMFALGEETGLASVVRSPLAMGLLSGKRRAQRPLEAGDIRSRPPFWLQGFDGSGADPAWLARVDALRDVLTSDGRTPAQGALAWLWARSPRAVPIPGFRSVAQAEENAGALEKGPLTEEQMAEVERILGR, via the coding sequence CACGCACACTGGGACGCGCCGGTATCGAGGTGAGCGCCCTGGGCTTCGGCTGCTGGGCGATCGGCGGGGAGTGGCAGGACGCCGACGGGCAGCCCCTCGGCTGGGGGAAGGTGGACGACGAGGAGTCCGTACGGGCGATCCGGCGCGCCCTCGACCTCGGTGTCACCTTCTTCGACACCGCCGACGTCTACGGCACCGGGCACAGCGAACACGTGCTCGGGCGCGCCCTCGGCAAGCGCAGGGACGATGTCGTCGTCGCCACCAAGTGGGGCAACGTCTTCGACGCGGACACCCGCACCCTCACCGGCGGCGACGACTCCCCGGAGCACGCCCGCCGGGCGTTGACCGCCTCCCTGCGCCGCCTCGGCACCGACCGCATCGACCTCTACCAGTTGCACCTCGCCGACGCGGACCCGGTGCGCGCCGCCGAACTGCGCGAGGTGTGCGAGGAGTTCGTGCGGGACGGGCTGATCCGCGCCTACGCCTGGAGCACCGACGACCCGGAGCGGGCGGCGGTGTTCGCGCGAGGGGAGCACTGCGCGGCCGTCCAGCACCTGGCCAACGTGCTCCAGGACGCGCCGGAGATGTTCGCGCTCGGCGAGGAGACGGGCCTCGCCTCCGTCGTCCGCAGCCCGCTCGCGATGGGGCTGCTGAGCGGGAAGCGCCGGGCCCAACGGCCGCTGGAGGCGGGGGACATCCGCAGCCGGCCGCCCTTCTGGCTCCAGGGCTTCGACGGCTCGGGCGCCGATCCCGCGTGGCTGGCTCGCGTCGACGCGCTCCGGGACGTCCTCACCAGCGACGGCCGTACGCCCGCCCAGGGCGCCCTGGCCTGGCTGTGGGCGCGCAGTCCGCGGGCCGTGCCCATCCCCGGATTCCGTTCGGTCGCGCAGGCCGAGGAGAACGCGGGCGCGCTGGAGAAGGGGCCGCTCACCGAGGAGCAGATGGCGGAGGTGGAGCGCATTCTCGGCCGGTGA